Proteins encoded by one window of Massilia sp. NR 4-1:
- the nth gene encoding endonuclease III — protein MNAAKRYEIFRRLREANPSPKTELEYTTPFELLISVLLSAQATDVGVNKATRRLYPVANTPAKILALGIDELMSYIQTIGLYKTKAKNVMATCQILLDKHGGEVPRTREELVELPGVGRKTANVVLNTAFGELAMAVDTHIFRVSNRTGIAPGKNVDIVEEKLMKFVPKEFLLDAHHWLILHGRYTCVARKPQCWNCIIADLCEFKGKTPTPANA, from the coding sequence ATGAACGCAGCCAAACGCTACGAAATTTTCCGCCGCCTGCGCGAGGCGAATCCCTCCCCCAAGACCGAACTGGAATATACGACGCCGTTTGAGCTGCTGATTTCCGTGCTGCTGTCGGCGCAGGCCACCGACGTGGGCGTGAACAAGGCCACGCGCCGCCTGTATCCGGTGGCGAACACGCCGGCCAAGATCCTGGCGCTGGGGATCGATGAGCTGATGAGCTATATCCAGACCATCGGCCTGTATAAGACCAAGGCCAAGAACGTGATGGCGACCTGCCAGATCCTGCTCGACAAGCATGGCGGCGAAGTGCCGCGCACGCGCGAAGAGCTGGTGGAACTGCCCGGCGTGGGCCGCAAGACGGCCAATGTGGTGCTCAACACGGCCTTCGGCGAGCTGGCGATGGCGGTGGATACGCATATCTTCCGCGTCTCGAACCGCACCGGCATCGCGCCCGGCAAGAACGTCGACATCGTGGAAGAGAAGCTGATGAAGTTCGTGCCCAAGGAATTCCTGCTCGACGCCCACCACTGGCTGATCCTGCACGGCCGCTACACCTGCGTGGCGCGCAAGCCGCAGTGCTGGAACTGCATCATCGCCGACCTGTGCGAATTCAAGGGCAAGACGCCGACACCGGCCAACGCCTGA